The genomic stretch ATCCGCATCCACCACCCAGACATAGCCCTGATCCCGCAGCTGCTCCACCCGTTGCACAGCCATGTTGACGGAACGGCCCTGGCGATAGGCAAAACTGCACTCTTCAAATTCTTCTTCAAAAAGGGGTGTCAGGACACGGGTGACTGCGGTTTGTAGGACTCTGTCCCGGACAGTGGGAATGGACAACGGGCGGGTAGCAGGACTATGTTTTTTGGGGATATGAACGCGGAGGAGAGGGCGGGGCCGGTAGGTCTCGTAGATAACCTCGTCGCGGAGCAGGGCCAGACTGCTCATCAGGCCGGATTCGAAATCGCTCAGGCTTTCCCGGTCGATGCCGGCACAGCCGTCGTTGGCCCGGACCTTATACCAGGCCTGGAGCAGGTTGGTGTCGGTCAGTACCTGCTTGATGGTGTACGGGCTGTCCATGAACATATCCCCCGCTGTGTGTTTTGTAACCCCGTAGGGTGCAGGCCCCTGTGCCTGCCCTGGTACTAAAAATCTTACGTTGCGGTCGGCAAAAAAAGGGCGACCGCCGGTCGCCCCTCCGTCGTAACCCCGTTCCAAACCGGTCAAGAAACCCAGGGTGTTACCCTTCGCTCATAAATACAGCCCCGTTGGGGCATTTGGGAACTCCGTTTTCCACCTGATCAACGGCACCACGGTCGGTTCCGGCACCATACCCCAAAGGGGTTATACATAATCAGCAAAGGGTAACACCCTGGCGTATCGGTTGGTACAGTTTTCGTTGTGGTGCATAAAGGGCGACCACCGGTCGCCCCTACGTCGTAACCCCGTTCCAAAACCGGTCAAGTCGACACCCAGTACACTGCAAGATATATCTGAATACCTTGAAAGTCGTAACCCCGTTCCAAAACCGGTCAAGTCGACACCGAATAAGTGGCGTTGTTCCAATTGTTGCCTCAAGGTCGTAACCCCGTTCCAAAACCGGTCAAGTCGACACCTTACTCTGATTTTGAAGTGTACGAAGTGGATCCCGTCGTAACCCCGTTCCAAAACCGGTCAAGTCGACACCGGCAGTATTAAGGAGAGATCGTCTGCAAATTAATGTGTCGTAACCCCGTTCCAAAACCGGTCAAGTCGACACCATTACAATATCCGTGCAACGGTGGAACGGATAGAAGTCGTAACCCCGTTCCAAAACCGGTCAAGTCGACACCGTGTTCAGAGCAATCCGCAGAGAAGTACCTAAACGTCGTAACCCCGTTCCAAAACCGGTCAAGTCGACACCGGTAACTTTAACCGGAAATCTGGAGGGAGAAGTAAGTCGTAACCCCGTTCCAAAACCGGTCAAGTCGACACCCCCAACTCTGCTAAGACCGTAGCTGTACAATCTCAACGTCGTAACCCCGTTCCAAAACCGGTCAAGTCGACACCAAGAAAGCAGTAGGAACAACAGCCGCGCCAGGTATGTCGTAACCCCGTTCCAAAACCGGTCAAGTCGACACCTGATGATTCTGAAACTGCTGAGGTTGATACTGATACGTCGTAACCCCGTTCCAAAACCGGTCAAGTCGACACCAGACTATAATCATCCATTGCCAGAGGGATTTAATGTCGTAACCCCGTTCCAAAACCGGTCAAGTCGACACCGCGGAAATCAAGAAGTATCTTGATCGCAATGATCCGTCGTAACCCCGTTCCAAAACCGGTCAAGTCGACACCGGAAGTCGGACGAGACGGAATCCCTATGCAAAGTATTGTCGTAACCCCGTTCCAAAACCGGTCAAGTCGACACCCTGATTTTTCTGGGGGTAAATTGTTGTCCAACTATAAGTCGTAACCCCGTTCCAAAACCGGTCAAGTCGACACCTGCACCCCTTTTTCACAACCCAAAATCAACATCTTGCAATACGCTTTGCGACTGGTGCCGCACCAACGACCCTCCACCTCGCTCCAGAGCCCAAAAATACCCGTTTTCTTCAATAAAATCAACGCGCGACCCATTTCGACCCCCCCCAACCAATCAACATTATGATATTAAACATTTTTTATCGATTCACCTCCTTTTTTTCATCCATCCGCCCAAACCCGTCGCGGATACTGATTTTACTCAACTTTTTATTTTTAGCCATTTTCTCTGGTTCCCAAGCTCCAGCTTGGAAACCTCTGTATCTGAAGCTCTGCTTCACACATATGAAGCGGAGCTTCACAATGTTCGTACCCAAGCAGAGCTTGGGCACCAGTAAAGCACCTGCCCCTGCAAACAACAAATCTCATCGTACAGCAAGATAAAATCCGGGTCAAGCGTCACCCGGCCTGAATCTCTTACACCGCAACCGCCTCAATCTCTGTCCCGTCGGTGAGCAGCAGGTAGGATTGCAGCTTGGGCAGGCGTTTGATGTCCGCCAATGCCTGATACCCCCTGATCTGCTCAATCCCCTCAATCCGCTTTTCTTCCAGCCCCTTAGCCCCGTCCTTTTTCTTGCTGTACTTCAGCTCAAAGAGAAACTGATACCGCACCTCGACAGGTTTACGCTCCAGCAGGAGAATATCCGGGTAACGGTTGTTGACTTCAGCCTCGCTGCGGATAAAATAAACCTCAGACTGATAGAGCAGAGTGAGGATTACGGCCTTGATATGTTTTTCATCCATGCGCATGAAATCGCGGTTGGAAAAAAGGGCCAGGACCTTGCGGGTCTCCTCAAGCAACGGCTTGATATTATTATGCAGGGCAAGTTGCCTGACCGCTTCCTTGAGGCGGCTGTTATCCAGAGTAATTTGTGAGCGCAGTTCAATTTCTGTTTTGAAATAGCGATAATAAAGCTGCTCAATAACATAATTAGGTATCCGGTAACGCAGCTCATCCAACACCGTGCCGCTGATGGTGATAAAGCCCATATAGAGGAGTAGGCTGATAAAATCGTTGCGTTCAAAGGGTTTATGCATGTCCAGATCAAGCTTACCTTTGTGCCTCCCGATGATCTCGCCGTTAACAATCAACTCTTCAAGGGTCTCAAAATTGCGCTCCCGATCGCCTATCCCGAAAAGGCGCATGATCTTGCCGTAATCCGAGGCGATATTGTCGTCCAGCATCTTTTCCGGCCAGCGGCATTCATCCCGATCAAAGCTGTCCAGGAAATAGAGGACCATGTCCGGATTGAATACCTTGCCGTCAGCCCGACTGCTGAAGCGGTAACCGTTATACCAACCGCCGAGAGTCCGCATCATCTCCTGTTGATCCAGCCCGCAGGCATCAATAAAGGGTTGAATCATCTCCTCCGTTTCCTGCGCAGTAAAGCCCATAGCCTGATTAAATTCTTTGGTAAAAGAAAGATTCTTACCGATATTGAAGCCGCTGGTCATACTGTCCAGGGTGATGGAGGTCACGCCGGTGATCAGGAGGCGATCGACAATGCCCTGACTTGTTGCAACTTTGATGATTTCATAAAAAGCGCGGACAAACCCGCCCTTGCCCACAATCTCCGTGAACAGCTCCAGGCTGTCGCCGAGCACGGCATTGGCGAAATGGTCGTATTCGTCGATGAGCAGATAGATATTCGCCTCTCCTACAGCGGTGAAGAAATGATCTATTTTTCCGGCGGGACTGTTTTGCTCTTCTATGATCTGGATTATCTCTGGACTGTAACCGTAACTCCTGAGAAATTTTTTCAACGCTGTTTCCACTCTACGATTGAACCCTTGTTCAATCTGTTCCCGGCTGCCGGTTTCAATGCCGCTGAAATCAAAGGCGAGGATCTGATAGCTGTTTCTCAGCGGAGTAGGGTTACGGCCTATTACAAGATGACCAAAAAGAGCATCGAATGCATCCTTGCAAAGGATGTCGTAATAAAAGCGGAGGGTGGAGAGGAAAAGCGTTTTGCCAAAACGGCGGGGGCGGAGCAGGATATTATAGCTGCCGCTCTGCTCCAGTATCCTGATATACTTTGTTTTATCAATATAAAGAAAATCCTGGGTGATTATCTTTTTAAAATTACTTTCTCCGTACGGTGTTTTCATATTTTTTCTTTATCTGTAGGGGAACGGCGTGCCGTGCCCTGTAATGTCTCCGTTGTGGTGCAAAAGGGCGACCGCCGGTCGCCCCTACGTCGTAACCCCGTTCCAAATCCGGTCAATAGACAACCACGCCGATTGACCCAGTTACAACCACATCTGAGCGTCGTAACCCCGTTCCAAATCCGGTCAATAGACAACGTACAATGGCCTTGAGTCTGTCAAATGCAGTGACGGTCGTAACCCCGTTCCAAATCCGGTCAATAGACAACAAATGCTAACAGATGTAAAATATGGCATAGATGGGTCGTAACCCCGTTCCAAATCCGGTCAATAGACAACGATATAAGCGGTAACCCGCAGATAAACGCAGTTTTTGTCGTAACCCCGTTCCAAATCCGGTCAATAGACAACGAATTTTTCAACAGGAATTTTTGAAGGTCAAGAAGTCGTAACCCCGTTCCAAATCCGGTCAATAGACAACCCACGCTAAACGATAAATTAAAACAAATAGACAGTCGTAACCCCGTTCCAAATCCGGTCAATAGACAACCATCGTATTCTCAAAGATAATCAGTTACATATGGTGTCGTAACCCCGTTCCAAATCCGGTCAATAGACAACTTATTGAGTACAAAAAAGGAAGCCTTCCGCCTCAGTCGTAACCCCGTTCCAAATCCGGTCAATAGACAACGTATGAGGCCCGTGGGTCGTTGCAAGGGGCATGGTCGTAACCCCGTTCCAAATCCGGTCAATAGACAACCCAGCCAATGAGCGGGATCAACCTGCCATTGCTCGTCGTAACCCCGTTCCAAATCCGGTCAATAGACAACTGTCGCCCTACAACCCCCTGTTTCCGCACCACAAAAAACGCAGTTTGCGCGAACCTCCAAAAAAGGAGGCAATAAAAGCCGCGTCAAACCCCTATTTTTCGCTGTATCCCCCATACTGCGGGCATCGCGAACCTCCAGGCTTTTTCTGTCCACAAGAGGTTCGCGCAGATTGCACTGTAAACCGGAGCTTAGGGCCTGCCAAGCATTTTTTCCGCTCTCCCGAGCAATCATCCCGCGCCCTGCCGCGCAGCCACATATTTCCCCAACCCAAAACTGCTCTTGCCACCCACATGGATCCACTCACCAATTGCCAGATAGGGGAGAAAGGGCCGAAAATCCTCTGCTGTCCCCTGCCAAGTCACGGAACCAAGCAGCCCGCCGAATTTCATCCACTGCTGCTGTCGCCCGGAAAAGCGGGGCAGATCGCGCCAGCAGGCATCGGTTCTGTCGGGATCAAGCCGGATACGCTCCTGGGCCAAGGTAATCAACTGGTCGCGAAGCTCGGGCTCCACCATCCTGCCGCCCCCGTACAGGCTGGACAGGGTATTGATCCGCCCGAGTAATCTGGCCAGAAAAAGGTCAAATTCCGGGACATGGGAAAGCAGACGCCCATCAGCCTTGAGGCGCAGGCGGGTGGGGAGATGAATGGCGAGACGGTCATCAATGACTGGAATCGGGCAGGTCTCGGCAATATCCTGACAGGTGAGCGCTTGTACATCGGTCGGAGAACGATCAGCGCCAAAGGGACAGGCCCGTTCCACCCCCACAACAGAGAATTTCCCCCGATCATGCCCAAGCCCCATCTCTCTGCCGAGAAACTCCAGGGCGGCATGACAAATCGGGAAAAACAGTTCTGCTTTGCCAAACAAGGTCAGCTCGCAGGTAAAGAGATGCCCGACCGGATACTGTTCCTCAATCTCCAAGGGCGGCAAGAGGACAAAGGGTTTGGGCTTGGCCCCGTCATTGCCGGGTTCACAAATCTGCTGGTAATAAAAAGGAGAAATGCGCTTTAGGGCATGGCCGAAGGCACCATGCAAGGCGCTGCCCTTATAGGGCGGCAGGCGGAGGGGTGTTTCTGCCCGGAGACGAAACAGATATTTGGAAACCGTCAGCAAGCGGAGGCTATGTGAAAACTCCCGGCTCGGATCTCCCGCCCTCTGTTCATGATGATTATTCATGGTATTTTTGATTCCTTCATCCCTTCCCCTGCTGAGGAATAGGGGGATATTTTATTATTACTTACAGTAACATCATAACATCGTCATTCATAAGTTCAATCACAAGTTCAACCGCAAGTTCAGAACCCGGCAGACCTGCCCTTGCCGTCACTCGATAAAATATGGTACGTTATTGCGCACCTTCTTTTAAAAAGCTTAATGTACCCCCCGCTCATCCCTGCAAAAGAAACTAAAGACTGAACATGCAGACAACTCGAATCACCCTCCAGGCTCCGGCTAAAATCAACCTCTCCCTGAAGATCCTCGGCAAAAGGGAGGACGGGTACCACGAGCTGGAAACCCTGATGCAGAAAATCTCCCTGTACGATGAACTTGAGCTCCGCCTCACCGCCGAGCCGGGCGTGCGCATCCATTGCTCGAATACGGAACTCCCAGCAGATGAGAGCAATATCGCGGTTCGGGCAGCACAGCTTTTCCTGGATGAGACCGATAACAGCGGCCAGGGAGTACACATCGCTCTCAAAAAAAACATTCCCATTGCTGCTGGTCTGGGCGGCGGTTCCAGCGATGCAGCAGCGGTTCTGAACGGCTTGGATCAGCTGCTCCAAACAGCCTGCTCACCGGAACAACGGGCTGAGATGGGCGTGCGAATCGGGGCGGATGTCCCTTTGTTTATTTATAATTTCCCGGCAGCTCTTGCCACTGGCATAGGAGAGCGCCTCATACCGGCCCCCTCCTTGATCGACTACCGAATACTGCTGGTTAATCCCGGCATCATGGTCTCGACAAAATGGGCCTATGAAGCTTTTTCCTCAGCAACGGGAAAAATTGCATTGACAGCGAATCAAAAAAAGTTTACTCTTCCTTGCTCTAAAAATAGCAGTCAGAATTTTCCTTTAGAAGGGACGCAGAAGTTTTCGATCCCGGACGATTTGGAAAATGATCTCGAGCAGGTTACAGCGAAAAAACACCCTGTTATCCAAGACCTCAAGGATCGCCTATTGAGCAGTGGAGCAGCAGGGGCAATGATGTCCGGTTCTGGATCAACGATTTTCGGTCTCTTTCACCGAAAAGCCGAAGACAAGGCGGAACAATGCCGCAACCTGTTACAGCGAGAATATGATCAGGTCTATCTTGTCTCACCTCTTACAGAGAAGACGAAGTAAGATAAGAGCCGGTCAGTCATTAAGCAGAGAGTAGAGCTACAACATAAAAAAACGGCATGGGGCGTCGTCAAGCGGTAAGACACAAGGTTTTGATCCTTGCATTCGGGGGTTCGAATCCCTCCGCCCCAGCCAATTTTTATACAGGCATGAGACTATAGAGGTTCTGAGAAATGCCAAATATAATGAAGGTGTTCACCGGTAATGCCAACCCTGAGATTGCCCGGGAAATCTGCAATTATCTCGATATGCCGCTGTCAAAAGCGGAAGTCAAGCAGTTCAGTGACGGTGAAATTTCCGTCGAGATCGGGGAAAATGTACGGGGAACGGATGTTTTTGTCATCCAGCCTACTTGCACACCGGTCAATGATCACCTGATGGAATTGGTGATCATGGTCGATGCCCTGCGCAGGGCATCAGCCAGACGTATTACAGCAGTTATACCCTATTACGGTTATGCACGTCAGGATCGTAAGGTTCGACCGCGTGTACCGATTTCAGCCAAGGCGGTGGCCGAAATGCTAATGGCTGTGGGAACGAGAAGGGTGCTCTGCATGGATCTTCATGCAGGCCAAATCCAGGGATTTTTCAATATCCCGGTGGATCATCTCTACTCCGCTCCTATTTTGTTGAAACACATCAGGCGGAATTTCGAGGATGTGGTTATGGTATCGCCCGATGCTGGCGGCGTAGAACGCACCAGGGCCTTTGCCAAGCGTCTTAACGCGGATTTGGCCATTATCGATAAACGTCGTGAGCGTGCTAATGAATGTGAGGCCATGAATGTTATCGGTGATGTCAGCGGCAAAACAGCTGTTCTGCTGGATGATATGGTCGACACAGCTGGCACCTTATGCGGTGCCGCAGCCAAATTAAAAGAAAACGGCGCCAAGGAAGTGCATGCCTGCTGTGCTCATGCGGTTCTTTCCGGCCCGGCCATTGAGCGCATCAATAATTCGCAGATAAAATCATTAGTGGTGACCAACTCCATACCGCTTGCAGACAAAGGTGAGCGTTGCGATAAAATCAAAGTGCTGTCTGTTGGCGAGCTGCTTGGCGAGGCCATCAGTCGCATCCATTCGGAAGACTCGGTCAGTTATCTCTTTGTGTAGCCTGTCCGTTGCGCATTCTGCCGTTCCGATAGAAAAATTCAAAATCTAATTTTGTTATATAAGAAAGGGGAGT from Candidatus Electrothrix communis encodes the following:
- a CDS encoding AAA family ATPase — its product is MKTPYGESNFKKIITQDFLYIDKTKYIRILEQSGSYNILLRPRRFGKTLFLSTLRFYYDILCKDAFDALFGHLVIGRNPTPLRNSYQILAFDFSGIETGSREQIEQGFNRRVETALKKFLRSYGYSPEIIQIIEEQNSPAGKIDHFFTAVGEANIYLLIDEYDHFANAVLGDSLELFTEIVGKGGFVRAFYEIIKVATSQGIVDRLLITGVTSITLDSMTSGFNIGKNLSFTKEFNQAMGFTAQETEEMIQPFIDACGLDQQEMMRTLGGWYNGYRFSSRADGKVFNPDMVLYFLDSFDRDECRWPEKMLDDNIASDYGKIMRLFGIGDRERNFETLEELIVNGEIIGRHKGKLDLDMHKPFERNDFISLLLYMGFITISGTVLDELRYRIPNYVIEQLYYRYFKTEIELRSQITLDNSRLKEAVRQLALHNNIKPLLEETRKVLALFSNRDFMRMDEKHIKAVILTLLYQSEVYFIRSEAEVNNRYPDILLLERKPVEVRYQFLFELKYSKKKDGAKGLEEKRIEGIEQIRGYQALADIKRLPKLQSYLLLTDGTEIEAVAV
- the cas6 gene encoding CRISPR system precrRNA processing endoribonuclease RAMP protein Cas6, which translates into the protein MNNHHEQRAGDPSREFSHSLRLLTVSKYLFRLRAETPLRLPPYKGSALHGAFGHALKRISPFYYQQICEPGNDGAKPKPFVLLPPLEIEEQYPVGHLFTCELTLFGKAELFFPICHAALEFLGREMGLGHDRGKFSVVGVERACPFGADRSPTDVQALTCQDIAETCPIPVIDDRLAIHLPTRLRLKADGRLLSHVPEFDLFLARLLGRINTLSSLYGGGRMVEPELRDQLITLAQERIRLDPDRTDACWRDLPRFSGRQQQWMKFGGLLGSVTWQGTAEDFRPFLPYLAIGEWIHVGGKSSFGLGKYVAARQGAG
- the ispE gene encoding 4-(cytidine 5'-diphospho)-2-C-methyl-D-erythritol kinase — encoded protein: MQTTRITLQAPAKINLSLKILGKREDGYHELETLMQKISLYDELELRLTAEPGVRIHCSNTELPADESNIAVRAAQLFLDETDNSGQGVHIALKKNIPIAAGLGGGSSDAAAVLNGLDQLLQTACSPEQRAEMGVRIGADVPLFIYNFPAALATGIGERLIPAPSLIDYRILLVNPGIMVSTKWAYEAFSSATGKIALTANQKKFTLPCSKNSSQNFPLEGTQKFSIPDDLENDLEQVTAKKHPVIQDLKDRLLSSGAAGAMMSGSGSTIFGLFHRKAEDKAEQCRNLLQREYDQVYLVSPLTEKTK
- a CDS encoding ribose-phosphate pyrophosphokinase, which codes for MPNIMKVFTGNANPEIAREICNYLDMPLSKAEVKQFSDGEISVEIGENVRGTDVFVIQPTCTPVNDHLMELVIMVDALRRASARRITAVIPYYGYARQDRKVRPRVPISAKAVAEMLMAVGTRRVLCMDLHAGQIQGFFNIPVDHLYSAPILLKHIRRNFEDVVMVSPDAGGVERTRAFAKRLNADLAIIDKRRERANECEAMNVIGDVSGKTAVLLDDMVDTAGTLCGAAAKLKENGAKEVHACCAHAVLSGPAIERINNSQIKSLVVTNSIPLADKGERCDKIKVLSVGELLGEAISRIHSEDSVSYLFV